Proteins from one Malania oleifera isolate guangnan ecotype guangnan chromosome 4, ASM2987363v1, whole genome shotgun sequence genomic window:
- the LOC131154128 gene encoding MDIS1-interacting receptor like kinase 1-like — protein MHTHLPFLYCYIGISLVFAQAVQNFAHNDEVSVLLSIKSGLIDPLNCLKDWKIPAHEAQKDAPVHCNWTGVWCNTKSSVEKLDISNMNLSGLISEHIQGLQSLSSFNICCNGFSSSLPKSLSNLTSLKSIDVSQNNFIGSFPTGLGNSAELKEVNASSNNFSGFLPEDLGNAMSLESLDFRGSFLSGSIPRSFMNLQKLRFLGLSGNNLTGRIPRELGKLSSLETIILGYNEFAGGIPAEFGNLTNLRYLDLAVGSLGGQIPAELGRLGKLGTVFLYKNNFAGKIPPEIGNISSLMYLDLSDNQITGEIPTDIWRLKNLQLLNLMCNQLSGSIPGRLGELSKLEVLELWKNSLTGPLPGNLGRNSSLQWLDVSSNRLSGEIPPGLCNSGNLTKLILFNNSFSGSIPTSLSTCLSLVRVRMQNNLISGTIPIGLGDLLRLQRLELANNNLTGLIPEDIASSTSLSFIDISRNRFESSLPSGILRIPTLQTFTASSSNLGGNIQDQFQDCPSLSILDLSSNHFSGRIPERIASCQKLVNLNLRNNQLTGEIPRAVATMPTLAILDLSHNSLTGQIPENFGSSPALEMLNLSYNNLEGLVPVTGMLTTINPSDLFGNPGLCGGILAPCYQTSPKLSRHLKSSHHNRILLGFVVGVSIMLALGIAIIGSRRLYQRWHLYSSSFTDWCNQGQGSEWPWRLVAFQRLNFTSCDILACIKESNVIGQGGAGIVYKAEIQRPRITVAVKRLWRFGDGEELVGEVNLLGRLRHRNVVRLLGYLHNGREVMMVYEYMRNGSLGAALHGKQEGKLLVDWVSRYNVAVGLAQGLFYLHHECHPPVIHRDIKSNNVLLDANLDARIADFGLARTMVHKNETLSMVAGSYGYIAPEYGYTLKVNEKSDIYSFGVVLLELLTGKMPLDPAFGESIDIVGWVRRKIRNKGALEEALDPNIAGHCKDVQEEMVLVLRISLLCTAKLPKDRPSMRDVVTMLGEAKPRRKSICRNGVNSSSKEKPIFGNSPIMGLL, from the exons ATGCACACCCATTTGCCTTTTTTGTACTGTTACATTGGTATTTCTCTTGTTTTTGCTCAGGCAGTTCAAAATTTTGCACATAATGATGAAGTATCAGTTCTACTATCAATAAAATCTGGTCTTATTGATCCCTTGAATTGCCTCAAAGATTGGAAAATACCAGCCCATGAGGCCCAAAAAGATGCACCAGTCCACTGTAACTGGACTGGAGTGTGGTGCAACACCAAAAGCTCTGTGGAAAAGCTTGACATCTCCAACATGAATCTCAGTGGCCTCATATCAGAACACATTCAAGGACTACAGAGTCTTTCTTCGTTCAACATTTGCTGTAATGGGTTCTCATCATCCTTGCCAAAATCTCTATCCAATCTCACTTCACTGAAGAGCATTGATGTTAGTCAGAACAACTTCATTGGCAGCTTTCCAACTGGCCTTGGCAATTCTGCAGAACTGAAGGAAGTTAACGCTTCGAGCAACAATTTCTCAGGTTTTCTACCAGAGGATCTCGGAAACGCAATGTCCCTCGAAAGCTTGGATTTCAGAGGGAGCTTCCTTTCCGGTTCGATCCCGAGGTCCTTCATGAACTTGCAGAAGTTGAGGTTTTTAGGCCTTTCAGGTAACAATCTCACTGGAAGAATTCCCAGAGAGCTCGGGAAACTTTCGTCTTTAGAGACTATCATTCTTGGATACAATGAGTTTGCGGGGGGAATTCCTGCTGAATTTGGCAATCTTACCAATCTTCGGTATCTTGACTTGGCGGTTGGGAGCCTGGGTGGTCAGATTCCAGCTGAATTGGGTAGGCTAGGAAAACTTGGTACAGTTTTTTTATACAAGAACAATTTTGCAGGCAAGATTCCACCTGAAATCGGCAACATTTCGTCATTGATGTATTTGGATCTTTCGGATAATCAGATTACAGGAGAGATTCCAACTGATATTTGGAGACTGAAGAACTTGCAGCTGTTGAATTTGATGTGCAATCAATTAAGTGGTTCAATTCCAGGCAGGCTTGGTGAGTTATCGAAGCTGGAAGTACTAGAGCTGTGGAAGAATTCCTTGACAGGTCCTCTGCCAGGAAATCTTGGGCGAAATTCATCGTTGCAATGGCTTGATGTGTCATCGAACAGGTTATCAGGTGAGATTCCGCCAGGATTATGCAATTCTGGGAATCTTACCAAGCTCATCCTCTTCAACAATTCCTTCTCTGGTTCAATCCCAACATCACTGTCAACATGTTTGTCATTAGTTCGAGTTCGGATGCAGAACAATCTCATTTCTGGGACAATTCCCATCGGCCTTGGAGATCTTCTGAGACTCCAGCGGTTGGAATTGGCCAACAACAACCTAACAGGCCTAATTCCAGAAGACATTGCCTCATCTACCTCACTTTCGTTCATCGACATTTCCAGGAACCGCTTTGAATCATCTCTCCCTTCTGGCATTCTCCGCATTCCTACTCTCCAAACCTTCACTGCTTCCAGCAGTAACTTGGGAGGCAACATTCAAGACCAGTTCCAGGACTGCCCATCACTTTCCATCCTCGATCTCTCGAGCAACCATTTCTCTGGAAGAATTCCGGAGAGAATTGCTTCGTGCCAAAAGCTTGTCAATCTCAACCTCCGAAACAACCAACTTACAGGAGAAATCCCAAGGGCAGTTGCCACAATGCCCACATTAGCCATTCTTGACCTCTCCCACAATTCCCTCACCGGGCAGATACCTGAGAACTTTGGGAGCTCACCTGCCCTGGAAATGCTCAACCTGTCTTACAACAATCTCGAAGGTCTGGTCCCGGTCACGGGGATGTTAACAACAATAAACCCAAGCGATCTCTTTGGCAACCCTGGTCTTTGTGGCGGCATACTAGCCCCATGTTACCAAACATCTCCAAAATTGTCCCGCCACCTAAAAAGTTCACACCACAACCGCATCCTTCTTGGATTTGTCGTCGGAGTTTCGATAATGCTGGCTCTTGGGATTGCTATCATAGGCAGCAGACGGCTCTACCAAAGATGGCACCTGTACAGCAGTTCCTTCACAGATTGGTGCAACCAAGGTCAGGGATCAGAATGGCCTTGGAGGCTAGTAGCATTCCAGAGGCTGAATTTCACCAGCTGTGACATACTAGCATGCATAAAGGAATCCAACGTTATTGGCCAGGGTGGTGCGGGGATCGTTTACAAGGCTGAAATCCAGCGGCCACGGATAACAGTGGCAGTGAAGAGGCTGTGGCGGTTTGGGGATGGAGAAGAGCTTGTTGGGGAGGTGAACCTTCTTGGGAGGCTTCGGCATCGGAATGTGGTGAGGCTGTTGGGGTACCTTCACAATGGGAGGGAGGTAATGATGGTGTACGAGTACATGCGAAATGGGAGCCTCGGGGCAGCGCTACACGGGAAGCAGGAGGGGAAGTTGCTGGTGGACTGGGTTTCACGGTACAATGTGGCGGTGGGATTGGCACAAGGGCTGTTCTACCTGCACCATGAGTGCCATCCGCCGGTGATCCACAGGGACATCAAGTCTAACAATGTGCTGCTCGATGCCAACCTTGATGCCAGAATAGCTGATTTTGGGCTGGCCAGGACCATGGTTCATAAGAATGAGACACTTTCTATGGTGGCTGGATCTTATGGGTATATTGCACCTG AATACGGTTATACACTGAAGGTCAACGAGAAGAGTGACATATATAGTTTTGGCGTTGTCCTTTTGGAGCTTCTAACAGGGAAAATGCCATTAGACCCTGCATTTGGCGAATCCATTGACATTGTGGGATGGGTGCGAAGAAAGATCAGGAACAAGGGGGCATTAGAAGAAGCATTAGACCCCAACATTGCAGGCCATTGCAAAGATGTTCAAGAAGAGATGGTTCTCGTACTTCGAATCTCGCTTCTGTGCACAGCAAAGCTCCCCAAGGACAGGCCGTCCATGAGGGATGTCGTCACAATGCTTGGAGAGGCAAAGCCAAGGAGGAAAAGCATTTGTCGCAATGGGGTAAACAGCAGTAGCAAAGAAAAACCAATCTTTGGCAACTCACCAATAATGGGTCTTTTGTAG